A DNA window from Phaenicophaeus curvirostris isolate KB17595 chromosome 11, BPBGC_Pcur_1.0, whole genome shotgun sequence contains the following coding sequences:
- the LOC138725311 gene encoding E3 ubiquitin-protein ligase RBBP6-like yields MEKRHHLHHSHNLTLCLIFLTQVYDSLAPMALAKLIKTANLAGADASEEDKIKAMMIQSCQDCDPINYVKTPLSSNTWFHCGKPGHSIRNGPDDGGRHPGSVPRMKKCTGIPRSFLMEVEDPNTKGAMLTNTGKYVIPILNAEAYAREKKKKPPLLPVEPSSTSSDPVPEEQPPLTPPPPALVAFRPPAALLKALVEFVMEHCCEIFGEETECLSVPSTSEELTAPSAASLF; encoded by the exons ATGGAGAAACGCCATCATTTGCACCATTCACAT AATTTGactctgtgtttgattttcttgACACAGGTTTATGACTCCTTGGCACCGATGGCTTTGGCCAAACTGATTAAG ACGGCCAACCTAGCCGGCGCTGACGCATctgaagaagataaaataaaagcgATGATGATCCAGTCTTGCCAGGACTGTGACCCCATCAA TTACGTGAAGACACCTCTGTCATCAAATACTTGGTTCCATTGTGGAAAACCTGGCCACTCCATCAGGAACGGCCCAGACGATGGG GGCAGACATCCTGGGTCTGTTCCCAGAATGAAGAAGTGCACAGGAATTCCAAGGAGTTTCCTGATGGAGGTGGAGGATCCCAACACAAAGGGGGCTATGCTGACAAACACTGGGAAATACGTCATCCCAATCCTTAATGC ggaagcttatgccagagagaagaagaaaaagcctccCTTGCTACCGGTGGAGCCATCCTCCACCTCCTCAGATCCTGTTCCAGAGGAACAGCCACCGCTGACACCTCCACCTCCTGCCCTCGTGGCTTTCagacctcctgctgctctg CTGAAGGCGCTGGTGGAGTTCGTCATGGAACACTGCTGTGAAATCTTTGGGGAGGAGACAGAGTGCCTTTCCGTTCCCTCCACCTCTGAGGAACTAACTGCACCCTCTGCTGCTTCCCTCTTCTGA
- the LOC138725313 gene encoding E3 ubiquitin-protein ligase RBBP6-like codes for MPCVHYKFFSRLNYDTVTFSGLDISLGDLKRQIMSREKLKASRSDLQVSNAQTGEEYTDENTLVPRNSSVIVRRIPAGGVKAASKPSVPSGTEPVRGTPKAVCKNTASHFSPH; via the exons ATGCCGTGCGTCCACTACAagttcttctccaggctgaactatGATACCGTCACCTTCAGTGGCCTTGACATCTCCCTGGGAGACCTCAAGCGCCAGATTATGTCTCGGGAGAAGCTGAAGGCGTCCAGGTCTGACCTGCAGGTCTCCAATGCGCAGACTGGAGAAG aatacacagatgagaACACCCTGGTTCCCAGGAACTCATCGGTCATCGTTAGAAGAATCCCTGCTGGAGGAGTTAAAGCTGCCAGCAAGCCCTCTGTTCC aAGTGGAACGGAGCCAGTACGTGGAACACCAAAAGCAGTATGTAAAAACACAGCCTCACACTTCTCTCCGCATTGA